In the genome of Capra hircus breed San Clemente chromosome 5, ASM170441v1, whole genome shotgun sequence, one region contains:
- the LOC102177414 gene encoding transmembrane protein 198 isoform X4 — MEEALLPLAMTSDPRPFNQQLPEPPDLRCVLQPQDSPDLAPALVCALCCCFGIIYCCFGLLSGALVIFLLCHKERVLETQLSLEVSAGIALGIGLLCGLVTMLVRSVGLFLTGLLLGLTLGAGVLLGTEPIYQPPSAWVPAGGLVGLALLGALFTLRWPRPFTVLGTALLGAAVLVACADYFLEGLALGSRLGQRLQALPALPPLCWYSWVLLGTWPALGALGALAQWKLMDEEHGGHANVVLSHQRRHLQLLRIRHQEAKWHRTSPGAGLCEGSYRRQLPASTRNPADSLAPSYFQSLRERQLGPGSQATAPHTVLDLDSDCSSTVPLTAPSGSTHPDLSLNLH, encoded by the exons ATGGAGGAAGCCTTGCTGCCCCTGGCCATGACCTCTGACCCCAGGCCCTTtaatcaacaactcccagagcctccAGACCTGAGATGTGTCTTGCAACCCCAGGACAGTCCTGACCTGGCACCCGCCCTGGTGTGTGCCCTTTGCTGCTGCTTTGGAATCATCTACTGCTGCTTCG GCCTGCTGTCAGGAGCCCTGGTGATCTTCCTGCTATGCCATAAGGAGCGAGTGCTAGAGACACAGCTGAGCCTGGAGGTGAGCGCGGGCATTGCGCTCGGCATCGGACTGCTCTGCGGCCTGGTCACCATGCTGGTTCGCAGTGTCGGGCTCTTCCTGACTGGTCTCCTACTAGGCCTAACCCTGGGCGCCGGGGTCCTGCTGGGCACCGAGCCCATCTACCAACCACCTTCAGCCTGGGTGCCAGCTGGGGGGCTGGTGGGGCTGGCACTGCTGGGAGCCCTGTTCACACTTCGGTGGCCACGTCCATTCACAGTTTTGGGCACAGCCCTGCTGGGTGCTGCAGTGCTGGTGGCCTGTGCTGACTACTTCCTGGAGGGGCTGGCGCTGGGCAGTCGGCTGGGCCAACGCTTGCAGGCACTTCCAGCCTTGCCTCCTCTCTGCTGGTATAGCTGGGTCTTGCTGGGGACCTGGCCAGCCCTGGGGGCCCTTGGGGCCCTGGCCCAGTGGAAGCTCATGGATGAGGAACATGGAGGCCACGCCAATG TGGTCTTGAGCCACCAGCGAAGGCATCTCCAGCTCCTCCGGATCCGTCATCAGGAGGCCAAGTGGCACCGGACCTCTCCTGGGGCAGGGCTCTGTGAGGGCAGCTACCGGCGCCAGCTCCCTGCCAGCACACGGAACCCTGCCGACAGTCTGGCTCCA AGTTATTTCCAGAGCCTTCGAGAGCGCCAGCTAGGACCAGGCAGCCAGGCCACCGCTCCCCACACTGTCCTGGACCTGGATTCTGACTGTAGTTCCACTGTCCCCCTCACTGCACCTTCTGGCTCCACCCACCCAGACCTGAGCCTAAACCTCCACTGA
- the LOC102177414 gene encoding transmembrane protein 198 isoform X2, which translates to MEEALLPLAMTSDPRPFNQQLPEPPDLRCVLQPQDSPDLAPALVCALCCCFGIIYCCFGYRCFKAVMFLSGLLSGALVIFLLCHKERVLETQLSLEVSAGIALGIGLLCGLVTMLVRSVGLFLTGLLLGLTLGAGVLLGTEPIYQPPSAWVPAGGLVGLALLGALFTLRWPRPFTVLGTALLGAAVLVACADYFLEGLALGSRLGQRLQALPALPPLCWYSWVLLGTWPALGALGALAQWKLMDEEHGGHANVVLSHQRRHLQLLRIRHQEAKWHRTSPGAGLCEGSYRRQLPASTRNPADSLAPSYFQSLRERQLGPGSQATAPHTVLDLDSDCSSTVPLTAPSGSTHPDLSLNLH; encoded by the exons ATGGAGGAAGCCTTGCTGCCCCTGGCCATGACCTCTGACCCCAGGCCCTTtaatcaacaactcccagagcctccAGACCTGAGATGTGTCTTGCAACCCCAGGACAGTCCTGACCTGGCACCCGCCCTGGTGTGTGCCCTTTGCTGCTGCTTTGGAATCATCTACTGCTGCTTCG gCTACCGCTGCTTCAAGGCAGTGATGTTTCTCTCAGGCCTGCTGTCAGGAGCCCTGGTGATCTTCCTGCTATGCCATAAGGAGCGAGTGCTAGAGACACAGCTGAGCCTGGAGGTGAGCGCGGGCATTGCGCTCGGCATCGGACTGCTCTGCGGCCTGGTCACCATGCTGGTTCGCAGTGTCGGGCTCTTCCTGACTGGTCTCCTACTAGGCCTAACCCTGGGCGCCGGGGTCCTGCTGGGCACCGAGCCCATCTACCAACCACCTTCAGCCTGGGTGCCAGCTGGGGGGCTGGTGGGGCTGGCACTGCTGGGAGCCCTGTTCACACTTCGGTGGCCACGTCCATTCACAGTTTTGGGCACAGCCCTGCTGGGTGCTGCAGTGCTGGTGGCCTGTGCTGACTACTTCCTGGAGGGGCTGGCGCTGGGCAGTCGGCTGGGCCAACGCTTGCAGGCACTTCCAGCCTTGCCTCCTCTCTGCTGGTATAGCTGGGTCTTGCTGGGGACCTGGCCAGCCCTGGGGGCCCTTGGGGCCCTGGCCCAGTGGAAGCTCATGGATGAGGAACATGGAGGCCACGCCAATG TGGTCTTGAGCCACCAGCGAAGGCATCTCCAGCTCCTCCGGATCCGTCATCAGGAGGCCAAGTGGCACCGGACCTCTCCTGGGGCAGGGCTCTGTGAGGGCAGCTACCGGCGCCAGCTCCCTGCCAGCACACGGAACCCTGCCGACAGTCTGGCTCCA AGTTATTTCCAGAGCCTTCGAGAGCGCCAGCTAGGACCAGGCAGCCAGGCCACCGCTCCCCACACTGTCCTGGACCTGGATTCTGACTGTAGTTCCACTGTCCCCCTCACTGCACCTTCTGGCTCCACCCACCCAGACCTGAGCCTAAACCTCCACTGA
- the LOC102177414 gene encoding transmembrane protein 198 isoform X5, whose protein sequence is MFLSGLLSGALVIFLLCHKERVLETQLSLEVSAGIALGIGLLCGLVTMLVRSVGLFLTGLLLGLTLGAGVLLGTEPIYQPPSAWVPAGGLVGLALLGALFTLRWPRPFTVLGTALLGAAVLVACADYFLEGLALGSRLGQRLQALPALPPLCWYSWVLLGTWPALGALGALAQWKLMDEEHGGHANAVVLSHQRRHLQLLRIRHQEAKWHRTSPGAGLCEGSYRRQLPASTRNPADSLAPSYFQSLRERQLGPGSQATAPHTVLDLDSDCSSTVPLTAPSGSTHPDLSLNLH, encoded by the exons ATGTTTCTCTCAGGCCTGCTGTCAGGAGCCCTGGTGATCTTCCTGCTATGCCATAAGGAGCGAGTGCTAGAGACACAGCTGAGCCTGGAGGTGAGCGCGGGCATTGCGCTCGGCATCGGACTGCTCTGCGGCCTGGTCACCATGCTGGTTCGCAGTGTCGGGCTCTTCCTGACTGGTCTCCTACTAGGCCTAACCCTGGGCGCCGGGGTCCTGCTGGGCACCGAGCCCATCTACCAACCACCTTCAGCCTGGGTGCCAGCTGGGGGGCTGGTGGGGCTGGCACTGCTGGGAGCCCTGTTCACACTTCGGTGGCCACGTCCATTCACAGTTTTGGGCACAGCCCTGCTGGGTGCTGCAGTGCTGGTGGCCTGTGCTGACTACTTCCTGGAGGGGCTGGCGCTGGGCAGTCGGCTGGGCCAACGCTTGCAGGCACTTCCAGCCTTGCCTCCTCTCTGCTGGTATAGCTGGGTCTTGCTGGGGACCTGGCCAGCCCTGGGGGCCCTTGGGGCCCTGGCCCAGTGGAAGCTCATGGATGAGGAACATGGAGGCCACGCCAATG CAGTGGTCTTGAGCCACCAGCGAAGGCATCTCCAGCTCCTCCGGATCCGTCATCAGGAGGCCAAGTGGCACCGGACCTCTCCTGGGGCAGGGCTCTGTGAGGGCAGCTACCGGCGCCAGCTCCCTGCCAGCACACGGAACCCTGCCGACAGTCTGGCTCCA AGTTATTTCCAGAGCCTTCGAGAGCGCCAGCTAGGACCAGGCAGCCAGGCCACCGCTCCCCACACTGTCCTGGACCTGGATTCTGACTGTAGTTCCACTGTCCCCCTCACTGCACCTTCTGGCTCCACCCACCCAGACCTGAGCCTAAACCTCCACTGA
- the LOC102177414 gene encoding transmembrane protein 198 isoform X1 has translation MEEALLPLAMTSDPRPFNQQLPEPPDLRCVLQPQDSPDLAPALVCALCCCFGIIYCCFGYRCFKAVMFLSGLLSGALVIFLLCHKERVLETQLSLEVSAGIALGIGLLCGLVTMLVRSVGLFLTGLLLGLTLGAGVLLGTEPIYQPPSAWVPAGGLVGLALLGALFTLRWPRPFTVLGTALLGAAVLVACADYFLEGLALGSRLGQRLQALPALPPLCWYSWVLLGTWPALGALGALAQWKLMDEEHGGHANAVVLSHQRRHLQLLRIRHQEAKWHRTSPGAGLCEGSYRRQLPASTRNPADSLAPSYFQSLRERQLGPGSQATAPHTVLDLDSDCSSTVPLTAPSGSTHPDLSLNLH, from the exons ATGGAGGAAGCCTTGCTGCCCCTGGCCATGACCTCTGACCCCAGGCCCTTtaatcaacaactcccagagcctccAGACCTGAGATGTGTCTTGCAACCCCAGGACAGTCCTGACCTGGCACCCGCCCTGGTGTGTGCCCTTTGCTGCTGCTTTGGAATCATCTACTGCTGCTTCG gCTACCGCTGCTTCAAGGCAGTGATGTTTCTCTCAGGCCTGCTGTCAGGAGCCCTGGTGATCTTCCTGCTATGCCATAAGGAGCGAGTGCTAGAGACACAGCTGAGCCTGGAGGTGAGCGCGGGCATTGCGCTCGGCATCGGACTGCTCTGCGGCCTGGTCACCATGCTGGTTCGCAGTGTCGGGCTCTTCCTGACTGGTCTCCTACTAGGCCTAACCCTGGGCGCCGGGGTCCTGCTGGGCACCGAGCCCATCTACCAACCACCTTCAGCCTGGGTGCCAGCTGGGGGGCTGGTGGGGCTGGCACTGCTGGGAGCCCTGTTCACACTTCGGTGGCCACGTCCATTCACAGTTTTGGGCACAGCCCTGCTGGGTGCTGCAGTGCTGGTGGCCTGTGCTGACTACTTCCTGGAGGGGCTGGCGCTGGGCAGTCGGCTGGGCCAACGCTTGCAGGCACTTCCAGCCTTGCCTCCTCTCTGCTGGTATAGCTGGGTCTTGCTGGGGACCTGGCCAGCCCTGGGGGCCCTTGGGGCCCTGGCCCAGTGGAAGCTCATGGATGAGGAACATGGAGGCCACGCCAATG CAGTGGTCTTGAGCCACCAGCGAAGGCATCTCCAGCTCCTCCGGATCCGTCATCAGGAGGCCAAGTGGCACCGGACCTCTCCTGGGGCAGGGCTCTGTGAGGGCAGCTACCGGCGCCAGCTCCCTGCCAGCACACGGAACCCTGCCGACAGTCTGGCTCCA AGTTATTTCCAGAGCCTTCGAGAGCGCCAGCTAGGACCAGGCAGCCAGGCCACCGCTCCCCACACTGTCCTGGACCTGGATTCTGACTGTAGTTCCACTGTCCCCCTCACTGCACCTTCTGGCTCCACCCACCCAGACCTGAGCCTAAACCTCCACTGA
- the ORMDL2 gene encoding ORM1-like protein 2 — protein sequence MNVGVAHSEVNPNTRVMNSRGIWLAYIILVGLLHVVLLSIPFFSIPVVWTLTNVIHNLVMYVFLHTVKGTPFETPDQGKARLLTHWEQMDYGLQFTSSRKFLSISPIVLYLLASFYTKYDAAHFLINTASLLSVLLPKLPQFHGVRLFGINKY from the exons ATGAATGTGGGGGTGGCTCACAGCGAAGTAAACCCCAACACTCGAGTGATGAATAGCCGGGGCATCTGGCTGGCCTACATCATCTTGGTAGGACTGCTGCATGTGGTTCTACTCAGCATCcccttcttcagcattcctgttGTCTGGACACTGACCAACGTCATCCATAACTTG gTTATGTATGTCTTCCTACATACGGTGAAAGGGACACCCTTTGAGACCCCTGACCAAGGAAAGGCTCGGCTACTGACACACTGGGAACAGATGGACTACGGGCTCCAATTTACCTCTTCCCGAAAATTCCTCAGCATCTCTCCCATTGTACT ATACCTCCTGGCCAGCTTCTACACCAAATATGATGCTGCTCACTTCCTCATCAACACAGCCTCACTGCTTAGCGTACTGCTGCCCAAGTTGCCCCAGTTTCATGGGGTTCGTCTCTTTGGCATCAACAAATACTGA
- the LOC102177414 gene encoding transmembrane protein 198 isoform X3, which translates to MEEALLPLAMTSDPRPFNQQLPEPPDLRCVLQPQDSPDLAPALVCALCCCFGIIYCCFGLLSGALVIFLLCHKERVLETQLSLEVSAGIALGIGLLCGLVTMLVRSVGLFLTGLLLGLTLGAGVLLGTEPIYQPPSAWVPAGGLVGLALLGALFTLRWPRPFTVLGTALLGAAVLVACADYFLEGLALGSRLGQRLQALPALPPLCWYSWVLLGTWPALGALGALAQWKLMDEEHGGHANAVVLSHQRRHLQLLRIRHQEAKWHRTSPGAGLCEGSYRRQLPASTRNPADSLAPSYFQSLRERQLGPGSQATAPHTVLDLDSDCSSTVPLTAPSGSTHPDLSLNLH; encoded by the exons ATGGAGGAAGCCTTGCTGCCCCTGGCCATGACCTCTGACCCCAGGCCCTTtaatcaacaactcccagagcctccAGACCTGAGATGTGTCTTGCAACCCCAGGACAGTCCTGACCTGGCACCCGCCCTGGTGTGTGCCCTTTGCTGCTGCTTTGGAATCATCTACTGCTGCTTCG GCCTGCTGTCAGGAGCCCTGGTGATCTTCCTGCTATGCCATAAGGAGCGAGTGCTAGAGACACAGCTGAGCCTGGAGGTGAGCGCGGGCATTGCGCTCGGCATCGGACTGCTCTGCGGCCTGGTCACCATGCTGGTTCGCAGTGTCGGGCTCTTCCTGACTGGTCTCCTACTAGGCCTAACCCTGGGCGCCGGGGTCCTGCTGGGCACCGAGCCCATCTACCAACCACCTTCAGCCTGGGTGCCAGCTGGGGGGCTGGTGGGGCTGGCACTGCTGGGAGCCCTGTTCACACTTCGGTGGCCACGTCCATTCACAGTTTTGGGCACAGCCCTGCTGGGTGCTGCAGTGCTGGTGGCCTGTGCTGACTACTTCCTGGAGGGGCTGGCGCTGGGCAGTCGGCTGGGCCAACGCTTGCAGGCACTTCCAGCCTTGCCTCCTCTCTGCTGGTATAGCTGGGTCTTGCTGGGGACCTGGCCAGCCCTGGGGGCCCTTGGGGCCCTGGCCCAGTGGAAGCTCATGGATGAGGAACATGGAGGCCACGCCAATG CAGTGGTCTTGAGCCACCAGCGAAGGCATCTCCAGCTCCTCCGGATCCGTCATCAGGAGGCCAAGTGGCACCGGACCTCTCCTGGGGCAGGGCTCTGTGAGGGCAGCTACCGGCGCCAGCTCCCTGCCAGCACACGGAACCCTGCCGACAGTCTGGCTCCA AGTTATTTCCAGAGCCTTCGAGAGCGCCAGCTAGGACCAGGCAGCCAGGCCACCGCTCCCCACACTGTCCTGGACCTGGATTCTGACTGTAGTTCCACTGTCCCCCTCACTGCACCTTCTGGCTCCACCCACCCAGACCTGAGCCTAAACCTCCACTGA
- the DNAJC14 gene encoding dnaJ homolog subfamily C member 14, which produces MAQKHPGEGGLCGAHHSGGASLRTLGPSVDPDILSFSGLRDSAGPAPNGTRCLTEHSSPKYTQPPNPAHWSDPSHGPPRGPGPPLAEEDPDQSEASSEESGVDQELSRENEAGYQDDGNSSFLSIPSTCNCQGTPGIPEGPYSEGGDNSSSNFCHHCTSPALGEDEELEGEYDEEEPLKFPSDLSRVHSEKKPAPRRQRHRVPAKEDTREGGRRDPRSPGRHRLGRKRSQADKRRGLGLWGAEELCQLGQAGFWWLIELLVLVGEYVETCGHLIYACRQLKGSDLDLLRVWVGVWAGRLGGWAQAMFQFLSQGFCYGAGLFTRFLRLVGALLLLALALLLGCLQLGWRFLVGLSDRLGWRGKATWLFSWLASPTWQRCLILLRESRPWQQLVRIVQLGWLELPWVKQRTNRQGNAPVAGARYCQPEEEVARLLTMAGVPEDELNPFHVLGVEATASDVELKKAYRQLAVMVHPDKNHHPRAEEAFKVLRAAWDIVSNPERRKEYEMKRMAENELSRSVNEFLSKLQEAMNTMMCSRCQGKHRRFEMDREPKSARYCAECNRLHPAEEGDFWAESSMFGLKITYFALMDGKVYDITEWAGCQRVGISPDTHRVPYHISFGSRMPGTSGRQRATPDAPPADLQDFLSRIFQVPPGQMSNGNFFAAPQPSPGATAASKPNSTVPKGDAKPKRRKKVRRPFQR; this is translated from the exons ATGGCCCAGAAGCACCCCGGAGAAGGAGGGTTGTGTGGAGCCCACCACAGTGGTGGTGCCTCCCTCAGGACTTTAGGACCCTCTGTGGACCCTGACATACTTTCATTCTCAGGACTCAGGGACTCAGCGGGGCCTGCTCCTAATGGTACCCGCTGCCTCACAGAGCACTCTAGTCCTAAGTATACACAGCCCCCAAATCCAGCCCACTGGTCGGATCCAAGCCATGGACCCCCAAGGGGTCCAGGACCCCCTCTGGCTGAAGAGGACCCTGATCAGAGTGAGGCATCTTCAGAAGAGTCAGGAGTGGACCAGGAACTCTCAAGAGAGAATGAGGCTGGGTACCAGGATGATGGgaactcttctttcctttccattcCATCTACTTGTAACTGCCAGGGAACCCCTGGAATCCCTGAAGGGCCTTACTCTGAGGGAGGAGATAACTCTTCTAGCAACTTTTGCCACCATTGTACCTCTCCAGCTTTGGGGGAAGATGAAGAGTTGGAAGGGGAATATGATGAAGAGGAACCTCTTAAGTTTCCCAGTGATCTTTCACGTGTGCACAGTGAAAAGAAACCTGCACCCCGGAGACAACGGCACCGTGTTCCAGCCAAGGAGGACACTCGGGAGGGTGGACGAAGAGATCCCAGATCCCCTGGTCGACATCGGCTGGGCCGGAAACGGAGTCAGGCAGATAAACGCAGAGGACTGGGATTGTGGGGAGCAGAGGAACTGTGTCAGCTTGGACAGGCAGGCTTCTGGTGGCTGATTGAACTGCTAGTATTAGTGGGGGAGTACGTGGAGACTTGTGGCCATCTCATCTATGCATGCAGGCAGCTGAAAGGCAGTGATCTGGACCTTTTACGTGTCTGGGTGGGAGTGTGGGCAGGGCGGCTGGGGGGCTGGGCCCAGGCGATGTTCCAGTTTCTGAGCCAGGGGTTTTGCTATGGGGCAGGGCTGTTCACCCGTTTTCTTAGGCTTGTGGGTGCTTTGCTGCTCCTGGCTCTGGCCCTGTTGTTGGGCTGTTTACAGTTGGGCTGGCGGTTTCTGGTAGGATTGAGTGACCGGCTAGGCTGGAGGGGTAAAGCTACCTGGCTCTTCTCTTGGCTGGCTTCTCCCACCTGGCAGCGTTGTCTGATTCTGCTGAGAGAGAGCAGGCCCTGGCAGCAGCTGGTAAGAATAGTTCAGTTGGGTTGGCTGGAGTTACCTTGGGTCAAACAGAGGACCAATAGGCAGGGGAATGCACCTGTAGCTGGTGCTCGTTACTGCCAGCCTGAAGAGGAAGTGGCTCGACTCTTGACCATGGCTGGGGTTCCTGAGGATGAGCTAAACCCTTTTCACGTGTTGGGGGTTGAAGCCACAGCATCAGATGTTGAACTGAAGAAGGCCTATAGGCAGCTGGCAGTGATG GTTCATCCTGACAAAAATCATCATCCTCGGGCTGAGGAGGCCTTCAAGGTTTTGCGGGCAGCTTGGGATATTGTCAGCAACCCTGAAAGACGGAAGGAATATGAGAT GAAACGAATGGCTGAAAATGAGCTGAGCCGGTCAGTGAATGAGTTTCTGTCCAAGCTGCAAGAAGCAATGAATACTATGATGTGCAGCCGATGCCAGGGAAAGCATAG GAGGTTCGAAATGGACCGGGAACCTAAGAGTGCCAGATACTGTGCTGAGTGTAATAGGCTGCATCCTGCTGAGGAAGGTGACTTTTGGGCAGAGTCAAGCATGTTTGGCCTCAAAATCACCTACTTTGCGCTGATGGATGGAAAGGTGTATGATATCACAG AGTGGGCTGGATGCCAGCGTGTGGGAATCTCCCCAGATACCCACAGAGTCCCTTATCACATCTCATTTGGTTCACGGATGCCAGGCACCAGTGGGCGGCAGAG AGCTACTCCAGATGCCCCTCCTGCTGACCTTCAGGATTTCTTGAGCCGGATCTTTCAAGTACCCCCAGGCCAGATGTCCAACGGGAACTTCTTTGCAGCTCCTCAGCCCAGCCCTGGGGCCACTGCAGCCTCCAAGCCCAACAGCACAGTACCCAAGGGAGACGCCAAACCGAAGCGGCGGAAGAAAGTGAGGAGGCCCTTCCAACGTTGA
- the MMP19 gene encoding matrix metalloproteinase-19, which produces MNWQRLWLGFLLPLTVSCRAVGPGEKEAAMDYLLRYGYLQKPLEGPDNFRPEDVIEALRAFQEASELPVSGQLDDATSARMRQPRCGLEDPFNQKTLKYLLLGRWRKKHLTFRILNLPSTLPSSTARAALLQAFQYWSNVAPLTFREVQAGWADIRLSFHGRHSLYCSNSFDGPGRVLAHADIPEVGSVHFDEDELWTEGTYRGVNLRIIAAHELGHALGLGHSRYAQALMAPVYAGYRPYFKLHPDDVAGIQALYGKKSPEIEEEEEEEEEDTALPTIPLVPTEHSPMPDPCSGDLDAVMLGPRGKTYAFKGNYVWTMTDSGLGPLFQVSALWEGLPGNLDAAVYSPRTQWIHFFKGDKVWRYINFKMSPGFPKKLNRVGPNLDAALYWPINKKVFLFKGSGYWQWDELATTDFSRYPKPTKGLFTGVPEQPSAAMSWRDGRVYFFKGKQYWRLNQQLQAEKGFPRDIAHNWMHCRPPNTTASYGDTDSLVTGLDHSATG; this is translated from the exons ATGAACTGGCAGCGGCTGTGGCTGGGCTTCCTACTCCCGCTGACCGTCTCATGCCGGGCTGTGGGGCCCGGAGAGAAGGAGGCAGCTATG GATTACTTGTTGCGATATGGTTACCTACAGAAGCCTCTAGAAGGACCTGACAACTTCAGGCCAGAAGATGTCATAGAGGCGCTGAG AGCTTTTCAGGAAGCATCTGAGCTGCCAGTCTCAGGTCAGCTGGATGACGCCACAAGTGCCCGTATGAGGCAGCCCCGCTGTGGCCTGGAGGACCCCTTCAACCAGAAGACCCTTAAATACCTGCTGCTGG GCCGCTGGAGAAAGAAGCATCTGACCTTCCGCATCTTGAACCTACCGTCCACCCTACCATCCTCAACGGCCCGGGCAGCCCTGCTTCAAGCCTTCCAGTATTGGAGCAACGTGGCTCCCTTGACCTTCCGCGAGGTGCAGGCTGGCTGGGCTGATATCCGCCTTTCCTTCCATGGCCGCCACAGCTTGTACTGCTCCAATTCCTTTGACGGGCCCG GGCGGGTCCTGGCCCATGCCGACATCCCAGAGGTGGGCAGCGTACACTTTGATGAAGATGAGCTCTGGACTGAGGGGACCTACCGGGGGGTGAACCTGCGCATCATCGCAGCCCATGAACTGGGCCATGCCCTGGGGCTGGGGCACTCCCGATACGCCCAGGCCCTCATGGCTCCCGTCTACGCTGGCTACCGGCCCTACTTCAAGCTGCACCCTGATGATGTGGCTGGGATCCAGGCTCTCTATG GCAAGAAGAGCCCAGAgatagaggaggaggaggaggaggaggaggaagacacgGCACTCCCTACTATACCCCTAGTGCCCACAGAACACAGTCCCATGCCAGACCCCTGCAGTGGTGACCTGGATGCTGTGATGCTGG GGCCCCGGGGAAAGACCTACGCCTTCAAGGGAAACTATGTGTGGACCATGACAGATTCGGGATTGGGTCCTTTGTTCCAAGTGTCTGCCCTCTGGGAGGGGCTCCCAGGAAACCTGGATGCAGCTGTCTACTCTCCTCGGACCCAATGGATTCACTTCTTTAAAG GAGATAAGGTGTGGCGCTACATTAATTTCAAGATGTCTCCTGGCTTTCCTAAGAAGCTGAATAGGGTAGGACCCAACCTGGATGCTGCTCTCTATTGGCCTATCAACAAAAAGGTGTTCCTCTTTAAG GGCTCTGGATACTGGCAGTGGGATGAGCTGGCCACTACTGACTTCAGCCGCTACCCTAAACCAACCAAGGGATTGTTTACAGGAGTGCCAGAGCAGCCCTCGGCCGCCATGAGCTGGCGGGACGGCCGTGTCTACTTCTTCAAGGGCAAACAGTACTGGCGCCTCAATCAGCAGCTTCAAGCAGAGAAAGGCTTTCCCAGAGATATCGCCCACAACTGGATGCACTGTCGTCCCCCAAACACCACTGCATCCTATGGGGACACTGATTCCTTGGTTACAGGCTTAGACCATTCAGCCACAGGATAA